A single window of Nocardioides kongjuensis DNA harbors:
- a CDS encoding putative nucleotidyltransferase substrate binding domain-containing protein, producing the protein MPVPSPEVLAALRATPPFDQLADAEVAALASAAKVEEHADQEVLLDAFTATPRHVFVVVAGEVALWVDPEGEPDQPDFVLGRHDVFGLDATLTGRAIGPLAVAAGPVTVIRLPAARVSELLAGDRPVVVPDRLAGPPAADSPAYVVVDELVVSEPVVVDPADRVVDVARAMTAARHGYAAVRLPAGWGMVTDRVLRERVLAGDVTAETAVGELVAGETPHQVVSGSSAAEALILLLDRKADYVLVVDRDGTLRGSVEPRDFVVSSTTAGVSLHEQLRRAASVEELQQRARGIPGVLATLLDGGLASGKVIRVHTAMLDTTVRRMIELAFARHPALDPDAFTWLSLGSNGRGEAVPSSDIDSAAAFDDAVTADDIVRYRHVFAEIADALAAAGLTGDQHGATAARDAFSRTNAAWRAAGEQWLAAPDRNNGAMMTSLLVDGRPIYGDPGLPAVAQVVAGMRGHPGTMRLLLQESLSRRARMRSLRELVSGRRRDRFDLKSHALLPIVNLARWAALSVGSPALPTTERLRAASGTTALPAPQALALVEVFEALQRVRLRHQLRQLEQGLAPSDLVDLHAVSAIDRSIITRAVREIAAAQRRMDNIALYDDPERWGR; encoded by the coding sequence GTGCCGGTTCCCTCGCCCGAGGTGCTCGCCGCCCTCCGGGCCACCCCACCGTTCGACCAGCTCGCCGACGCGGAGGTCGCCGCGCTCGCCAGCGCGGCCAAGGTCGAGGAGCACGCCGACCAGGAGGTGCTGCTCGACGCGTTCACCGCCACCCCGCGCCACGTCTTCGTCGTCGTGGCGGGCGAGGTCGCACTGTGGGTCGACCCCGAGGGCGAGCCGGACCAGCCGGACTTCGTCCTCGGGCGGCACGACGTGTTCGGGCTCGACGCGACCCTGACCGGGCGGGCGATCGGGCCGCTCGCCGTCGCCGCCGGACCCGTCACGGTGATCCGGCTCCCCGCCGCGCGGGTCTCGGAGCTGCTCGCGGGGGACCGGCCGGTCGTCGTACCGGACCGGCTGGCGGGGCCGCCTGCCGCGGACTCCCCGGCCTACGTCGTCGTGGACGAGCTCGTCGTCAGCGAGCCGGTCGTCGTCGACCCCGCGGACCGGGTGGTCGACGTGGCGCGGGCGATGACCGCTGCGCGGCACGGGTACGCCGCGGTCCGGTTGCCCGCGGGCTGGGGGATGGTGACCGACCGGGTGCTGCGCGAGCGGGTCCTGGCCGGCGACGTGACGGCCGAGACCGCGGTGGGTGAGCTGGTCGCCGGCGAGACCCCGCACCAGGTGGTGAGCGGCTCCTCGGCCGCGGAGGCACTGATCCTGCTGCTCGACCGCAAGGCCGACTACGTGCTCGTCGTCGACCGCGACGGCACCCTGCGCGGCTCCGTCGAGCCGCGCGACTTCGTGGTGTCCTCGACGACCGCCGGGGTGTCGCTGCACGAGCAGCTGCGTCGCGCCGCGAGCGTCGAGGAGCTGCAGCAGCGGGCGCGCGGGATCCCCGGCGTGCTGGCGACCCTGCTCGACGGCGGTCTCGCGTCCGGCAAGGTGATCCGGGTGCACACGGCGATGCTCGACACGACCGTGCGCCGGATGATCGAGCTCGCCTTCGCCCGCCACCCGGCGCTCGACCCGGACGCGTTCACCTGGCTCTCGCTCGGCAGCAACGGCCGCGGCGAGGCGGTCCCCAGCTCCGACATCGACTCGGCCGCCGCCTTCGACGACGCCGTCACCGCCGACGACATCGTGCGCTACCGCCACGTCTTCGCCGAGATCGCCGACGCGCTCGCCGCGGCCGGCCTCACCGGCGACCAGCACGGCGCGACCGCGGCCCGTGACGCCTTCTCCCGGACCAACGCGGCCTGGCGGGCGGCGGGGGAGCAGTGGCTCGCCGCGCCGGACCGCAACAACGGCGCGATGATGACCTCGCTGCTCGTCGACGGCCGCCCGATCTACGGCGACCCCGGCCTGCCCGCGGTCGCGCAGGTCGTGGCCGGGATGCGCGGACACCCCGGCACGATGCGGCTGCTGCTCCAGGAGTCACTGTCCCGGCGGGCCCGGATGCGCTCGTTGCGCGAGCTGGTGTCGGGCCGCCGCCGCGACCGGTTCGACCTCAAGTCCCACGCCCTGCTGCCCATCGTCAACCTCGCCCGGTGGGCCGCGCTCAGCGTCGGCTCGCCTGCCCTGCCGACGACCGAGCGGCTCCGCGCCGCGTCCGGTACGACGGCGCTCCCGGCACCGCAGGCGCTCGCCCTGGTCGAGGTGTTCGAGGCGCTGCAGCGGGTCCGGCTGCGCCACCAGCTGCGCCAGCTCGAGCAGGGCCTGGCCCCCAGCGACCTGGTCGACCTGCACGCGGTCTCCGCGATCGACCGCAGCATCATCACCCGTGCGGTCCGTGAGATCGCCGCCGCCCAGCGGCGGATGGACAACATCGCGCTGTACGACGACCCCGAGCGCTGGGGCCGATGA
- a CDS encoding glutamate ABC transporter substrate-binding protein, translated as MSTTAVRSRVAVVLAVLATTLAGCGGDGEIKSPDLVKGAQEGGRLTIGISFDEPGVGFKEGDAYSGFDVDTATYVAKALGVDAKDITWVRADPGEREQLLESGKADLVVATYSITDERKQAVDFAGPYFVAHQDLLIRRNDTEITGPKTLDGRTLCSVRGTTSSDYVREHYKGDITLKEYPRYSECVAALLDGTVDAVTTDDLILAGYASQEKYKGKLKVVGDGFTDERYGIGVEKGDQELVDQVNAALEQYVDDGSWEAALRKSVGDSGYEIPDPPKPGTA; from the coding sequence ATGAGCACGACCGCCGTGCGCAGCCGCGTCGCCGTCGTCCTGGCGGTCCTCGCCACCACCCTCGCCGGCTGCGGCGGTGACGGCGAGATCAAGTCCCCCGACCTGGTGAAGGGCGCCCAGGAGGGCGGCAGGCTGACCATCGGCATCTCCTTCGACGAGCCCGGCGTCGGGTTCAAGGAGGGCGACGCCTACAGCGGGTTCGACGTCGACACCGCGACGTACGTCGCGAAGGCGCTCGGCGTCGACGCGAAGGACATCACCTGGGTGCGCGCCGACCCCGGCGAGCGCGAGCAGCTGCTCGAGAGCGGGAAGGCGGACCTGGTCGTCGCGACGTACTCGATCACCGACGAGCGCAAGCAGGCCGTCGACTTCGCCGGGCCCTACTTCGTCGCCCACCAGGACCTGCTGATCCGCCGCAACGACACCGAGATCACCGGCCCGAAGACCCTCGACGGACGCACCCTGTGCTCGGTCAGGGGCACCACGTCGTCGGACTACGTGCGCGAGCACTACAAGGGCGACATCACGCTCAAGGAATACCCGCGCTACTCCGAGTGCGTCGCCGCGCTGCTCGACGGCACCGTCGACGCCGTCACCACCGACGACCTGATCCTGGCCGGCTACGCGAGCCAGGAGAAGTACAAGGGCAAGCTCAAGGTGGTCGGCGACGGCTTCACCGACGAGCGCTACGGCATCGGGGTCGAGAAGGGCGACCAGGAGCTCGTCGACCAGGTCAACGCGGCGCTGGAGCAGTACGTCGACGACGGCTCCTGGGAGGCCGCGCTGAGGAAGTCGGTCGGCGACTCGGGCTACGAGATCCCCGACCCGCCGAAGCCCGGCACCGCCTGA
- a CDS encoding amino acid permease, with protein sequence MTQVSGAQSALDAEQVGYKQTLGRRHVQMIAIGGAIGTGLFLGSASRLHSTGPALLFSYAFVGVIAYFLMRALGELVLHRATSGAFVSYMREFYGEAAAYVTGWMYWLNWALTGIAELSAVGLYMQYWFPNLPAWATVLVALAVVLAINLLSARAFGEFEFWAAILKVAAIVVFLVVGLVVVIGTFDIGGHEAGVSNLWSNPGGFWPASDGFYWYGPILVMSGVVFAYAAIEMVGVAAGEMEDAHREVPKAVNAVIMRIAVFYCGSILLLVCMLPTSEFKPGISPFVTVFDRLGLSWMGAAIQVILIVAAMSSLNSGLYSTGRVLRSLGMSKQAPAFTLKMSESGVPWAGIAMTSVVYVFGALLNALAPDAFEIALEAAAIGVVFTWASIFLCQIRLRQLSDRGVVPPSPFQAPWSPWTSIIGLVFLALVIVGLAVSGWQSSPYFWHKTTFLVVVLGIPVIALVLWVGWIAVRPKVAADTGGRMQSVWTNDGPRYVDEEPFPVGGDVEGAQ encoded by the coding sequence ATGACCCAGGTGAGTGGCGCGCAGTCGGCGCTCGACGCGGAGCAGGTCGGGTACAAGCAGACACTCGGCCGCCGGCACGTCCAGATGATCGCGATCGGTGGCGCCATCGGCACCGGCCTGTTCCTGGGCTCGGCGAGCAGGCTGCACAGCACCGGCCCGGCCCTGCTGTTCAGCTATGCGTTCGTCGGCGTCATCGCCTACTTCCTGATGCGGGCGCTCGGCGAGCTGGTGCTGCACCGCGCGACGTCGGGCGCGTTCGTGTCGTACATGCGCGAGTTCTACGGCGAGGCGGCGGCGTACGTCACCGGCTGGATGTACTGGCTGAACTGGGCGCTCACCGGCATCGCCGAGCTCTCGGCGGTCGGGCTCTACATGCAGTACTGGTTCCCGAACCTGCCGGCCTGGGCGACGGTGCTGGTGGCGCTCGCGGTCGTGCTCGCGATCAACCTGCTCTCGGCCCGCGCGTTCGGCGAGTTCGAGTTCTGGGCCGCGATCCTCAAGGTGGCCGCGATCGTCGTCTTCCTCGTCGTGGGCCTGGTCGTCGTGATCGGCACCTTCGACATCGGCGGTCACGAGGCCGGGGTCTCCAACCTGTGGAGCAACCCGGGCGGGTTCTGGCCAGCCTCGGACGGCTTCTACTGGTACGGCCCGATCCTGGTCATGTCCGGCGTCGTCTTCGCGTACGCCGCGATCGAGATGGTCGGTGTCGCGGCCGGCGAGATGGAGGACGCACACCGCGAGGTGCCGAAGGCCGTCAACGCCGTCATCATGCGGATCGCGGTCTTCTACTGCGGCTCGATCCTGCTGCTCGTCTGCATGCTGCCGACCTCGGAGTTCAAGCCCGGCATCAGCCCGTTCGTCACCGTCTTCGACCGCCTCGGGCTGAGCTGGATGGGCGCCGCGATCCAGGTGATCCTCATCGTGGCCGCCATGTCGAGCCTCAACTCCGGCCTCTACTCGACCGGCCGGGTGCTGCGCAGCCTCGGCATGTCCAAGCAGGCGCCCGCGTTCACGCTCAAGATGAGCGAGTCCGGTGTGCCGTGGGCAGGGATCGCGATGACCTCGGTCGTCTACGTGTTCGGCGCGCTGCTCAACGCGCTGGCCCCCGACGCCTTCGAGATCGCGCTCGAGGCCGCGGCCATCGGCGTGGTCTTCACCTGGGCCTCGATCTTCCTGTGCCAGATCCGGTTGCGACAGCTCTCCGACCGCGGCGTGGTCCCACCCAGTCCGTTCCAGGCGCCGTGGTCGCCGTGGACCTCGATCATCGGGCTGGTCTTCCTGGCCCTGGTGATCGTCGGGCTCGCCGTGTCCGGGTGGCAGAGCTCGCCGTACTTCTGGCACAAGACGACCTTCCTCGTCGTCGTGCTCGGCATCCCCGTGATCGCGCTCGTGCTCTGGGTCGGCTGGATCGCCGTGCGCCCGAAGGTCGCGGCCGACACCGGCGGGCGGATGCAGTCGGTGTGGACCAACGACGGGCCGCGGTACGTCGACGAGGAGCCGTTCCCCGTCGGCGGCGACGTCGAGGGGGCACAGTGA
- a CDS encoding MFS transporter, producing the protein MSESTVDPRARGVLVALCVTVTVAYGVLYYSFTVLAPGISADTGWSRAAVTSVFSAGSLTGAFAGVLVGRVIQRRGPRVVMTAGSLLGALGAVLIAAAPNLAVFTLGWLVAGAAGAGTFYPPAFAALTQWYGDQRVRAITTLTLAAALSSTIFAPLVAFLDAEWGWRATYVVLGAIMLVVTAPAHALVLRLPWHPATVEHGTHERSRTDREVLTSRTFVLVAASGALTTLVMFASLVHLVPLLLDRGMSVQLAAWALGLSGAGQVVGRLLYAALARRLPTNPRAALVMVLLAAMVLALALVPGPVPLLVVIAVLAGAARGLFTLVGATVVSDHWGPERYAALNGVYNAPVGVAAALSPAFGAAVVTLTGSVAGLFVVLAGLGVVGAVLAAVAGNTPELR; encoded by the coding sequence ATGAGTGAGAGCACCGTGGACCCGCGCGCCCGCGGCGTCCTGGTCGCGCTGTGCGTCACGGTCACCGTCGCGTACGGCGTCCTCTACTACTCGTTCACCGTCCTCGCGCCCGGCATCAGCGCCGACACCGGCTGGTCCCGGGCCGCCGTCACGTCGGTCTTCTCGGCGGGCAGCCTGACCGGCGCGTTCGCGGGCGTGCTGGTCGGCCGCGTCATCCAGCGCCGTGGCCCCCGGGTCGTGATGACGGCCGGGAGCCTGCTCGGCGCGCTCGGCGCGGTGCTGATCGCCGCGGCGCCGAACCTGGCGGTGTTCACCCTCGGCTGGCTGGTCGCAGGTGCTGCGGGGGCCGGCACGTTCTACCCGCCGGCGTTCGCCGCCCTCACCCAGTGGTACGGCGACCAGCGCGTCCGGGCCATCACGACGCTGACCCTGGCCGCCGCCCTCTCCTCGACCATCTTCGCGCCGCTGGTCGCGTTCCTCGACGCCGAGTGGGGCTGGCGGGCGACGTACGTCGTGCTCGGCGCGATCATGCTCGTCGTCACAGCGCCCGCCCACGCGCTGGTGCTGCGCCTGCCCTGGCACCCCGCCACCGTCGAGCACGGCACCCACGAGCGCTCCCGCACCGACCGCGAGGTCCTGACCAGCCGCACCTTCGTGCTGGTGGCCGCGTCCGGCGCGCTGACCACGCTGGTCATGTTCGCCTCCCTGGTCCACCTGGTGCCGCTGCTCCTCGACCGTGGGATGAGCGTGCAGCTCGCCGCGTGGGCGCTCGGGCTCAGTGGCGCCGGTCAGGTCGTCGGCCGGCTGCTGTACGCCGCCCTCGCCCGCCGCCTCCCCACCAACCCGAGGGCAGCGCTGGTGATGGTGCTGCTGGCGGCGATGGTCCTCGCCCTGGCCCTGGTGCCGGGACCGGTGCCGCTGCTCGTCGTGATCGCCGTGCTGGCCGGCGCCGCCCGCGGACTGTTCACGCTGGTCGGCGCGACCGTGGTCAGCGACCACTGGGGACCGGAGCGGTACGCCGCGCTCAACGGCGTCTACAACGCGCCCGTCGGGGTCGCCGCCGCGCTGTCACCCGCGTTCGGCGCCGCCGTCGTCACGCTCACGGGCAGCGTGGCCGGGCTCTTCGTCGTCCTGGCCGGACTCGGCGTGGTCGGCGCCGTCCTGGCCGCCGTCGCCGGCAACACGCCCGAGCTGCGTTAG
- a CDS encoding DUF2231 domain-containing protein: MFDLVNGLPIHPLVVHAVVVLLPLAVLGTIAIAVRPAWRERYGVLVVGTALVATVLVPVATSSGEALEKHVGDPGNHAALGDQLIWFAIPLLLLAAALTWLHRRDAGATVLKGVAALAVVAALATAVQVYRVGDSGARAAWGDQVSSATPGGSGD; the protein is encoded by the coding sequence ATGTTCGACCTGGTCAACGGCCTGCCCATCCACCCGCTCGTCGTCCACGCCGTGGTGGTGCTGCTGCCGCTCGCCGTCCTCGGCACCATCGCGATCGCCGTACGACCGGCGTGGCGCGAGCGGTACGGCGTCCTCGTCGTCGGCACCGCGCTCGTCGCGACCGTGCTGGTCCCGGTCGCGACGTCGAGCGGCGAGGCGCTCGAGAAGCACGTCGGCGACCCCGGCAACCACGCTGCGCTCGGCGACCAGCTGATCTGGTTCGCGATCCCGCTCCTGCTGCTCGCAGCCGCCCTGACCTGGCTGCACCGGCGCGACGCCGGCGCGACCGTGCTCAAGGGCGTCGCCGCGCTCGCCGTCGTGGCGGCCCTGGCGACGGCCGTGCAGGTGTACCGGGTCGGCGACTCGGGCGCCCGGGCGGCGTGGGGCGACCAGGTGTCGTCGGCCACTCCCGGTGGCTCAGGGGACTGA
- a CDS encoding nitronate monooxygenase gives MALLDSALPLAAAPMAGGPSTPALAAAVTAAGGFAFLPAGYLSAEAFADHLAAAHATGSPFGVNLFVPQPGAIDPGAYRAYADAIRGEAEELGVELPTEPRHDDDAWRDKVALLVSDPVPVVSLTFGLPDHADIAALRDAGSRVLATVTTPEEARAAEDAGVDGLVVQGPAAGGHSGTFDPRRTITDAATADVVRAVAGVTRLPLIATGGVSGPTDVRDLLAAGAEAVAVGTLLLRATEAGTTPTHRAALADPAFTGTVVTHAFTGRPARALRNGFAQRHHAEAPYGYPELHHLTRDLRRAAAGAGDPHRLHLWAGTGWRSAEERPAAEIVRDLAAGL, from the coding sequence GTGGCCCTGCTCGACTCCGCCCTCCCCCTCGCCGCCGCCCCGATGGCCGGCGGCCCCTCCACGCCGGCCCTCGCTGCGGCCGTGACCGCGGCGGGCGGTTTCGCCTTCCTGCCCGCCGGCTACCTGTCGGCCGAGGCGTTCGCCGACCACCTCGCAGCCGCCCACGCGACGGGATCCCCCTTCGGGGTCAACCTCTTCGTGCCGCAGCCGGGCGCCATCGACCCCGGCGCCTACCGGGCCTACGCCGACGCGATCCGGGGTGAGGCGGAGGAGCTGGGCGTCGAGCTCCCCACCGAGCCACGGCACGACGACGACGCCTGGCGGGACAAGGTGGCGCTGCTGGTGTCCGACCCGGTGCCGGTGGTCTCCCTGACCTTCGGTCTCCCCGACCACGCCGACATCGCCGCACTGCGGGATGCGGGCTCCCGGGTGCTGGCGACGGTGACCACGCCCGAGGAGGCCCGGGCCGCCGAGGACGCCGGGGTCGACGGGCTGGTCGTCCAGGGCCCCGCGGCCGGCGGGCACAGCGGCACCTTCGACCCGCGCCGGACGATCACCGACGCCGCGACGGCGGACGTCGTGCGCGCGGTGGCCGGCGTGACCCGGCTGCCGCTGATCGCGACCGGCGGCGTGTCAGGACCGACCGACGTACGCGACCTGCTGGCGGCCGGCGCCGAGGCGGTCGCGGTCGGCACCCTGCTGCTGCGCGCCACCGAGGCCGGTACGACGCCCACCCATCGCGCCGCCCTCGCCGACCCGGCGTTCACCGGGACCGTCGTCACCCACGCCTTCACCGGCCGGCCCGCCCGGGCGCTGCGCAACGGGTTCGCGCAGCGGCACCACGCGGAAGCGCCGTACGGCTACCCGGAGCTGCACCACCTGACCCGCGACCTGCGCCGCGCCGCCGCCGGGGCGGGCGATCCGCACCGGCTGCACCTGTGGGCCGGCACCGGCTGGCGCAGCGCCGAGGAGCGACCGGCCGCGGAGATCGTGCGGGACCTTGCCGCCGGGCTCTGA
- a CDS encoding glycosyltransferase → MTDTPGSTAARPRVSVVVITYNHERFIRHTLESIVSQQAGFPFEVIVADDASTDATPDIVREIAARHPGVVVPVLREANIGIHPNVVDAMNRATGEFVALCEGDDYWIDDRKLARQVALLDADPAATVCFHPVQVIWDDDSEEPSVFPAPERLADPSLVALVEDNFIQTNSVVYRRRDGYDDVPDVMPLDWYLHVLHAATGRILVDPEVMSVYRRHPGGVWSDSVTAPLQFWQKQAAGHAAAIEAAAALLTGIPDTAEPLAHHAGRILGSVTAADNEDPAVGLLRETVAAHPQWATLGIRGQSAARATDRAALVDAQELATALSRDVGILREVLERRTTKLRTHQARAKELQRRVRRLEAELAQATGGTARERVSRLLRRLGRRD, encoded by the coding sequence GTGACCGACACCCCGGGCTCGACCGCTGCCCGACCTCGGGTCAGCGTCGTCGTGATCACCTACAACCACGAGAGATTCATCCGCCACACGCTCGAGTCGATCGTCTCGCAGCAAGCGGGGTTCCCGTTCGAGGTGATCGTCGCGGACGACGCGTCCACCGATGCCACGCCGGACATCGTGCGCGAGATCGCGGCCCGGCATCCAGGCGTGGTCGTCCCGGTGCTGCGGGAGGCCAACATCGGGATCCACCCCAACGTGGTCGACGCGATGAACCGGGCGACGGGCGAGTTCGTCGCCCTGTGCGAGGGCGACGACTACTGGATCGACGACCGCAAGCTGGCACGCCAGGTCGCGCTCCTCGACGCCGACCCGGCCGCGACGGTCTGCTTCCACCCGGTCCAGGTCATCTGGGACGACGACTCGGAGGAGCCGAGCGTGTTCCCGGCGCCGGAGCGACTCGCCGATCCCAGCCTGGTCGCACTGGTCGAGGACAACTTCATCCAGACGAACTCGGTCGTCTACCGCCGCCGCGACGGGTACGACGACGTGCCGGACGTGATGCCGCTGGACTGGTACCTCCACGTGCTGCACGCCGCCACGGGACGGATCCTGGTCGACCCGGAGGTCATGTCCGTCTATCGCCGTCACCCGGGCGGTGTGTGGTCGGACAGCGTCACCGCCCCGCTCCAGTTCTGGCAGAAGCAGGCGGCCGGCCACGCCGCCGCGATCGAGGCCGCCGCCGCGCTGCTCACCGGGATCCCCGACACCGCCGAGCCGCTGGCCCACCACGCGGGTCGCATCCTCGGCAGCGTGACCGCCGCTGACAACGAGGATCCCGCGGTCGGGCTCCTTCGAGAGACCGTTGCCGCCCACCCGCAGTGGGCGACCCTCGGCATCCGCGGCCAGTCCGCCGCTCGTGCCACGGACCGCGCCGCGCTCGTCGACGCGCAGGAGCTCGCCACGGCACTGAGCCGGGACGTCGGCATCCTGCGTGAGGTGCTCGAGCGGCGCACGACGAAGCTCCGAACACACCAGGCCCGCGCCAAGGAGCTCCAGCGTCGGGTGCGCCGGCTGGAGGCCGAGCTCGCCCAGGCCACCGGCGGGACGGCCCGCGAGCGTGTCAGCCGGCTACTGCGGCGCCTCGGCCGCCGGGACTAG
- a CDS encoding class I SAM-dependent methyltransferase, translating to MKAKTAARRAASKVVHYRGGLLDPRRRQCNVCGKRGRFSDITADLDSTLAAHGSRYRVADFETLNARYYQCLECGASDRDRLYLLWFERFLSRGPRRRVLEFAPSRPLEARLRERPDVDYRSADLFMPDVDDVVDITDMKGYPDGAFEVFICSHVLEHVDSDAAAISELHRILAPGGRGIAMVPIAPDGAFDEDVSETDVSERWRRFGQDDHVRLYDRTTFVRNLAAGGFVVEQLGWRAFGLQRMLRHALAPRSVLYVVTKPATT from the coding sequence ATGAAGGCGAAGACCGCAGCGCGACGCGCCGCGTCGAAGGTGGTCCACTACCGCGGAGGTCTGCTGGACCCGCGGCGCAGGCAGTGCAACGTGTGCGGCAAGCGCGGCAGGTTCTCGGACATCACCGCTGATCTCGACAGCACCCTGGCAGCGCACGGGAGCAGGTACCGCGTCGCCGACTTCGAGACGCTCAACGCGAGGTACTACCAGTGCCTTGAGTGCGGTGCGTCCGACCGCGACCGCCTCTACCTGCTCTGGTTCGAGCGGTTCCTGTCGCGCGGCCCGCGGCGCCGGGTCCTCGAGTTCGCGCCGTCGCGCCCTCTGGAGGCGCGACTCCGGGAACGGCCGGACGTCGACTACCGCAGCGCCGACCTCTTCATGCCCGATGTCGACGACGTCGTCGACATCACCGACATGAAGGGCTACCCGGACGGGGCCTTCGAGGTGTTCATCTGCTCGCACGTCCTCGAGCACGTCGACAGCGACGCGGCGGCCATCAGCGAGCTCCACCGGATCCTCGCGCCCGGTGGCCGCGGCATCGCCATGGTGCCGATCGCTCCGGACGGTGCCTTCGACGAGGACGTGTCCGAGACCGACGTGTCCGAGCGGTGGCGCCGGTTCGGGCAGGACGACCACGTGCGGCTCTACGACCGGACCACCTTCGTCCGCAACCTCGCTGCCGGTGGCTTCGTGGTCGAGCAGCTGGGCTGGCGTGCGTTCGGGCTGCAGCGGATGCTGCGGCACGCGCTGGCGCCTCGTTCGGTGCTGTACGTCGTGACGAAGCCCGCGACGACCTAG
- a CDS encoding mycothiol transferase codes for MTPADLLTDAFSRVLGVVENVLDGADDALLAQRPGPDANSIAWLVWHLTRVQDDHVAHVAGTEQVWTEDGYADRFALPLDPRDIGYGHSSEQVGSVLAPAGLLLDYHRATHARTLGYVGALSGDDLDRVVDTRWDPPVTLGVRLVSVVDDCAQHAGQAAYVKGLLLGSV; via the coding sequence ATGACTCCTGCCGACCTGCTGACCGACGCGTTCTCCCGCGTCCTCGGCGTCGTCGAGAACGTCCTCGACGGCGCCGACGACGCCCTCCTCGCCCAGCGCCCGGGTCCGGACGCCAACAGCATCGCGTGGCTGGTCTGGCACCTGACCCGGGTGCAGGACGACCACGTCGCCCACGTGGCCGGGACCGAGCAGGTGTGGACCGAGGACGGGTACGCCGACCGGTTCGCCCTGCCGCTCGACCCGCGCGACATCGGCTACGGCCACTCCAGTGAGCAGGTCGGCTCGGTCCTCGCCCCGGCCGGGCTGCTACTCGACTACCACCGCGCCACCCACGCCCGCACCCTCGGCTACGTCGGTGCCCTCAGCGGCGACGACCTCGACCGGGTCGTCGACACCCGCTGGGACCCGCCCGTGACCCTCGGCGTCCGGCTGGTCAGCGTGGTCGACGACTGCGCGCAGCACGCGGGGCAGGCGGCCTACGTGAAGGGATTGCTGCTCGGTAGTGTCTGA
- a CDS encoding TauD/TfdA dioxygenase family protein gives MTISLDRETAAPTTITVSKLGSRIGARIDGVRLGADLAPETVAEIRAALNEHKVVFFRGQDHLDDDGQIAFGELLGPLTTAHPTVNTGSARVLALKATQGMAANSWHTDVTFVDRVPAFSILRGVTIPAYGGSTVWANTVTAYETLPPQLKALVDDLWAVHTNDYDYANHYTEEGEANTQFSRAEFASTVYQTEHPVVRIHPETGERSLLLGHFVKNFVGFNSKESSTLFNLLQDRVTKLENTVRWTWEQGDVAIWDNRATQHYATADFDTQLREVRRITVQGPVPVSIDGRESRVLQGSADVYNRLDELIR, from the coding sequence ATGACCATCAGCCTCGACCGCGAGACCGCCGCTCCCACGACCATCACGGTGAGCAAGCTGGGCAGCCGGATCGGCGCCCGCATCGACGGCGTACGCCTCGGTGCCGACCTCGCGCCGGAGACGGTCGCCGAGATCCGCGCGGCCCTCAACGAGCACAAGGTCGTCTTCTTCCGCGGCCAGGACCACCTCGACGACGACGGTCAGATCGCCTTCGGCGAGCTGCTCGGCCCGCTCACCACCGCCCACCCGACGGTCAACACCGGCAGCGCCCGCGTGCTCGCGCTCAAGGCCACCCAGGGCATGGCCGCCAACTCCTGGCACACCGACGTCACCTTCGTCGACCGGGTGCCGGCGTTCTCGATCCTGCGCGGCGTGACCATCCCGGCGTACGGCGGCAGCACGGTCTGGGCCAACACGGTGACGGCGTACGAGACCCTCCCGCCGCAGCTCAAGGCGCTCGTCGACGACCTGTGGGCGGTGCACACCAACGACTACGACTACGCCAACCACTACACCGAGGAGGGCGAGGCCAACACGCAGTTCAGCCGGGCCGAGTTCGCCTCGACGGTCTACCAGACCGAGCACCCGGTGGTGCGGATCCACCCGGAGACCGGCGAGCGCTCCCTGCTGCTGGGCCACTTCGTGAAGAACTTCGTCGGCTTCAACTCCAAGGAGTCCTCGACCCTGTTCAACCTCCTCCAGGACCGGGTCACCAAGCTCGAGAACACCGTGCGCTGGACGTGGGAGCAGGGCGACGTCGCGATCTGGGACAACCGCGCCACCCAGCACTACGCCACCGCCGACTTCGACACCCAGCTGCGCGAGGTCCGCCGGATCACCGTGCAGGGCCCGGTCCCGGTGTCGATCGACGGCCGCGAGAGCCGCGTCCTGCAGGGCTCGGCCGACGTCTACAACCGGCTCGACGAGCTCATCCGCTGA